In Flexistipes sp., the following proteins share a genomic window:
- a CDS encoding phosphoglycerate kinase, whose product MLEGVKFINEINLKSKKVFIRVDFNVPVKNGVIQDATRIDEAMETISYAKNEGAKVMLASHMGRPKGSVKPELSLKPVAEYITGRYFYTYFAEDCIGESVEKNVNNMEDGEVLLLENLRFHPEEKANDPDFAAKLCEFCDVYINDAFGSSHRAHSSVDGLPRKCSEKAAGFLMKRELEYFDMLVNNPERPFYAVLGGAKASDKIGVIESLMDKVDKILIGGAMAYTFLNVLGVKTGKSLVENGLFDTVEKIIRKADNKNMKIVLPVDHICSTEFNGKPEYVDERDIPDNLMGLDIGNKTAELYKKELSDAKIVMWNGPMGVFESKDFCKGTFDIAEYLGSLGAVTVVGGGDSVSAVKKAGVSGSINHISTGGGASLELLEKGTLAGIEALKT is encoded by the coding sequence ATGCTTGAAGGTGTGAAATTTATAAATGAAATAAACTTAAAATCTAAAAAAGTTTTTATTCGTGTTGATTTTAACGTTCCTGTTAAAAACGGTGTTATTCAGGATGCCACAAGAATAGACGAAGCTATGGAAACAATTTCATATGCCAAAAATGAAGGGGCAAAGGTTATGCTGGCTTCTCATATGGGAAGACCAAAAGGGAGTGTTAAACCTGAATTATCACTAAAGCCTGTCGCAGAGTATATTACCGGTAGATATTTTTACACTTATTTCGCAGAGGATTGCATAGGTGAAAGTGTAGAGAAAAATGTTAATAACATGGAAGATGGTGAAGTGCTTCTTTTGGAAAATCTTCGCTTTCACCCGGAAGAAAAGGCCAATGACCCTGATTTTGCAGCGAAATTGTGTGAATTTTGCGACGTTTATATCAACGATGCATTCGGGTCAAGTCACAGAGCTCACTCATCGGTGGACGGACTGCCCAGAAAATGCAGTGAAAAAGCTGCCGGTTTTTTAATGAAAAGAGAGCTTGAATATTTTGATATGCTTGTTAATAACCCTGAAAGACCTTTTTATGCTGTCTTGGGCGGAGCTAAAGCCAGTGATAAGATTGGTGTTATCGAATCGCTTATGGACAAGGTTGATAAGATTCTAATAGGCGGCGCAATGGCTTATACCTTTTTAAATGTACTTGGTGTAAAAACTGGGAAGTCACTGGTGGAAAATGGTCTTTTTGATACAGTGGAGAAAATCATCAGGAAGGCAGATAATAAGAATATGAAGATAGTCCTTCCTGTGGATCATATTTGTTCCACGGAATTCAACGGCAAGCCTGAATATGTTGATGAAAGAGATATTCCGGATAATCTTATGGGGCTGGATATAGGTAATAAAACCGCTGAGCTTTATAAAAAGGAATTGAGTGATGCGAAAATAGTTATGTGGAACGGCCCGATGGGTGTCTTTGAATCAAAAGATTTTTGTAAAGGGACATTCGATATTGCTGAGTATTTAGGCTCATTGGGTGCTGTTACTGTTGTGGGTGGTGGAGATTCTGTAAGTGCTGTTAAAAAAGCCGGAGTGAGCGGCAGTATAAATCATATATCCACAGGCGGAGGAGCTTCACTTGAGCTGCTGGAGAAGGGGACACTGGCAGGGATTGAAGCACTGAAAACGTGA
- the ileS gene encoding isoleucine--tRNA ligase, producing the protein MDYKDTLNLPKTGFPMKASLANKEPQRLKAWYDKELYQRILEKRQGAEKYVLHDGPPYANGHLHMGHALNKILKDFVVRIKSAEGYFSPYVPGWDCHGLPIEHQVDKKLGSKKKNMSVSDVRKECRKYANRFIDIQRDEFKRLGVLGDWDNPYITMDFEYEAVTLAELYKFFNNGGVYKGLKPVHWCTSCVTALAEAEIEYAQHTSDSIFVKFGVDEKTAKEFGIEGEKISVIIWTTTPWTLPANLAVAFHPELEYSFVKIKSSENGNLKAGEIVVVAKKLVEDLMQEFGVDDYEEIKTASGMDFENKYAHHPFYDRKSLMILGEHVTTEQGSGIVHTAPGHGQEDYEVGREYGLEVLNPVDDYGIFKDSLPVFGGKNIFKANPEIVEHMRENGSLIKSSKVEHSYPHCWRCKKPVVFRATPQWFISMENNNLRKNALSEIKKVKWIPSWGEQRITSMIENRPDWCISRQRTWGVPIAVFTCQDCDETIIDEDIQEKVLEAFRKEGADAWFDYSVEDFLGSDFGCPNCGGKKIRKETDILDVWFDSGTSHAAVCEKRDELTWPANMYLEGSDQHRGWFHSSLLESVGSRGKIAYKEVLTHGFVVDGEGRKMSKSVGNVITPDEIVNKYGAEILRLWVSAEDYSEDVRISADIIKRLVESYRKIRNTSRYLLGNLSDFQPDEDMVSYDQLLDLDRYILIKWEKAKKRILTAFDKYQFHTFYHTFINFCINTLSSFYLDILKDRLYTYKADSHYRKSAQTVVFTLMKEMCIIMSPILSFTADEIWEYLPEYESKSEFVFEETFPKMQEHNEAQLEEKWDKITAVRKEVNKALELARAEKLIGHPLDARVTLGSKEDLKDVLTADEGINRIFIISELIIKDYEEISDGFESENMPLKIFIEQAPYEKCERCWVRSDSIGEDEEHPGICSRCVSQVK; encoded by the coding sequence ATGGATTACAAGGATACACTCAACCTTCCTAAAACCGGTTTTCCTATGAAAGCCAGCCTTGCGAACAAGGAGCCTCAAAGGCTTAAAGCATGGTATGACAAGGAGCTTTACCAGCGGATTCTTGAGAAAAGGCAAGGAGCAGAAAAATATGTGCTGCATGACGGTCCGCCGTATGCAAACGGCCACCTTCATATGGGTCATGCTCTGAATAAAATTCTGAAAGATTTCGTCGTTAGAATTAAATCAGCAGAGGGATATTTTTCACCTTATGTGCCCGGTTGGGACTGCCATGGTCTGCCTATTGAGCATCAGGTGGATAAGAAGCTCGGTTCCAAAAAGAAGAATATGAGTGTATCAGATGTGAGAAAAGAATGCAGAAAATATGCAAACAGATTTATAGATATTCAGCGGGATGAATTTAAACGACTGGGTGTTCTCGGTGACTGGGACAATCCCTATATTACGATGGATTTTGAATATGAAGCTGTTACACTGGCTGAATTATATAAATTTTTTAATAACGGCGGTGTTTATAAAGGTTTAAAGCCGGTGCATTGGTGTACAAGTTGTGTTACGGCATTGGCAGAAGCTGAAATTGAATATGCACAGCATACTTCTGATTCTATTTTTGTCAAATTTGGAGTTGATGAGAAAACGGCTAAAGAATTTGGCATTGAGGGAGAAAAAATCAGTGTAATTATCTGGACAACCACCCCGTGGACATTACCTGCAAACCTGGCGGTGGCTTTTCACCCTGAGCTTGAATATTCTTTTGTCAAGATTAAGTCCTCCGAGAATGGAAATCTTAAAGCCGGTGAGATAGTTGTTGTTGCGAAGAAGCTGGTTGAGGATTTGATGCAGGAGTTTGGTGTGGATGATTATGAAGAAATCAAGACAGCCTCCGGCATGGATTTTGAGAACAAGTATGCACACCATCCTTTTTATGACAGAAAATCCTTAATGATTCTCGGTGAACACGTTACCACCGAGCAGGGCTCCGGTATTGTACATACTGCTCCGGGACATGGTCAGGAGGACTACGAAGTCGGAAGAGAATACGGACTTGAAGTTCTTAATCCAGTGGATGACTACGGTATTTTTAAAGACAGCCTGCCTGTATTCGGCGGTAAAAATATTTTCAAAGCGAACCCAGAAATAGTTGAACATATGAGAGAAAACGGTTCACTGATTAAAAGCTCTAAAGTGGAACATTCTTATCCTCACTGCTGGAGATGCAAAAAACCCGTGGTTTTCCGGGCAACTCCCCAGTGGTTCATATCGATGGAAAATAATAATCTGAGAAAAAACGCTCTGAGCGAAATAAAAAAGGTCAAATGGATTCCTTCCTGGGGGGAACAGAGAATTACATCCATGATTGAGAACAGGCCTGACTGGTGTATTTCAAGGCAGCGTACATGGGGTGTACCTATAGCTGTTTTCACATGCCAGGATTGTGATGAAACAATAATTGATGAGGATATACAGGAGAAAGTACTTGAAGCCTTCAGAAAAGAAGGTGCTGATGCATGGTTTGATTACTCAGTTGAGGATTTTCTCGGTTCAGATTTTGGATGTCCGAACTGCGGTGGTAAGAAAATCAGAAAAGAAACAGATATCCTTGATGTCTGGTTTGATTCCGGCACAAGCCATGCGGCTGTCTGTGAAAAAAGGGATGAGCTGACTTGGCCGGCAAATATGTATCTTGAAGGCAGTGACCAGCACAGAGGGTGGTTTCACAGCTCCTTGCTGGAAAGTGTGGGAAGCCGGGGCAAAATTGCCTATAAAGAGGTGTTGACACACGGTTTTGTTGTTGACGGAGAAGGGAGAAAAATGTCCAAGTCAGTCGGCAATGTTATAACACCTGATGAGATTGTAAATAAATATGGAGCGGAAATTCTCAGACTGTGGGTCAGTGCGGAAGATTATTCTGAAGATGTGAGAATTTCCGCTGATATTATTAAGCGTCTTGTAGAATCCTACAGAAAAATACGAAATACTTCCAGATACCTTCTCGGGAATCTTTCCGATTTCCAGCCGGATGAGGATATGGTCAGCTACGACCAGCTGCTGGATCTGGACAGATATATACTGATTAAGTGGGAGAAAGCCAAAAAACGTATATTGACAGCTTTTGATAAATATCAGTTTCATACATTTTATCATACCTTTATTAATTTCTGCATAAATACGCTTTCATCCTTTTATCTGGATATTTTAAAGGACAGGCTATATACATATAAAGCCGATTCTCATTACAGGAAGTCGGCACAGACAGTCGTTTTTACCCTTATGAAAGAAATGTGTATTATTATGTCCCCCATTTTATCGTTTACAGCTGATGAAATCTGGGAATATCTTCCCGAATATGAAAGTAAAAGTGAATTTGTGTTTGAGGAAACTTTTCCGAAAATGCAGGAACACAATGAAGCACAGCTTGAAGAGAAATGGGACAAAATTACGGCTGTCAGAAAGGAAGTAAATAAAGCTCTCGAACTCGCAAGGGCAGAGAAACTAATCGGCCACCCTCTTGATGCAAGGGTTACTCTTGGCTCAAAAGAGGATTTAAAGGACGTATTAACAGCTGATGAGGGGATAAACAGAATTTTCATCATTTCTGAGCTGATTATTAAAGATTATGAGGAAATTTCCGATGGCTTTGAATCAGAAAATATGCCTCTTAAAATTTTTATCGAACAGGCTCCATATGAAAAGTGTGAGCGGTGCTGGGTGCGTTCGGATTCCATAGGTGAGGATGAAGAGCATCCGGGGATATGCTCAAGATGTGTATCTCAGGTTAAATAA
- the lspA gene encoding signal peptidase II, whose amino-acid sequence MKKYILLIAAVVGLDQFTKYLVVHNMSLYESFPVIEGFFNITFILNPGAAFGMMADLNEAYRQLFFIIITIIAIVIISILAYREKQHKLRFFSYMLIISGALGNLIDRIFVGKVVDFLDFYIGKYHWPAFNVADCAISVGIFFLIVDIIFVKEVKSGD is encoded by the coding sequence ATGAAGAAATATATACTGCTTATTGCAGCTGTTGTAGGTTTGGATCAGTTTACAAAATATCTTGTTGTACATAATATGTCCCTTTATGAAAGCTTTCCTGTGATAGAAGGGTTCTTTAACATTACATTTATATTGAATCCCGGTGCGGCTTTCGGCATGATGGCCGATTTAAATGAGGCTTACAGGCAGCTGTTTTTTATAATAATCACGATAATTGCCATAGTTATAATTTCGATTCTGGCATACAGGGAAAAACAACACAAACTACGGTTTTTTTCTTATATGCTAATTATTTCGGGAGCTTTAGGCAATCTTATAGACAGGATATTTGTTGGAAAAGTCGTGGATTTTCTGGACTTTTATATAGGAAAATATCACTGGCCGGCATTTAATGTGGCCGATTGTGCTATTTCTGTTGGTATTTTTTTTCTGATTGTTGATATAATTTTTGTTAAGGAGGTAAAAAGTGGTGATTAA
- the purH gene encoding bifunctional phosphoribosylaminoimidazolecarboxamide formyltransferase/IMP cyclohydrolase, producing MVIKPKRALLSLSDKEGLTEFAEGLDRCGIEIVSTGGTAKLLKEKGFNIIEISDFTGFPEILDGRVKTLNPKVHAGILNIRENEEHRQTMEKHGFVDIDIVAVNLYPFEKTISSASVTTNQAIENIDIGGPTMIRSAAKNFKYVTVVVDKRDYAVILDEINTEGGVKFETRMNLARKAFTHTAMYDSIISGYFNDLMGINFPEEIALPMRKKQDLRYGENPHQRASFYTSPAASEPGVTNAHQLHGKELSFNNIIDTNAALELVQEFDTPACVIVKHTNPCGVALADDITEAYKNALECDPLSAFGGIVGLNREVDKELAENLSEIFLEVIAAPSFSEDAMDILTKKKNIRLLEIKGDFSVKNKELDMKKVVGGYLLQEKDLQTLPDDRDLEIVTEKKPTGDEYSDLIFAWTVAKHVKSNAIVYAKNNRTIGVGAGQMSRVDSSKIAAEKARNPLEGSVMASDAFFPFRDSIDEAAERGIKAVIQPGGSIRDEEVIKAADEHGMAMVFTGMRHFKH from the coding sequence GTGGTGATTAAACCTAAAAGGGCTCTTTTGAGTCTTTCGGATAAAGAGGGGTTGACTGAGTTTGCTGAAGGCCTGGATAGATGCGGTATTGAGATAGTTTCCACCGGTGGGACTGCAAAACTTTTAAAAGAAAAGGGTTTCAATATTATTGAAATTTCTGATTTTACCGGTTTCCCTGAAATTCTGGACGGTAGGGTAAAAACACTAAACCCTAAAGTCCATGCCGGTATATTGAATATAAGAGAAAATGAAGAGCACAGGCAGACAATGGAAAAGCACGGTTTTGTTGATATAGATATTGTAGCTGTGAATCTTTACCCTTTTGAGAAAACTATAAGTTCCGCTTCAGTTACAACGAATCAAGCAATAGAAAACATAGACATCGGCGGTCCGACAATGATTAGAAGTGCGGCAAAGAATTTTAAGTATGTGACTGTTGTAGTGGATAAACGGGATTATGCCGTTATTTTGGATGAAATAAACACAGAAGGTGGTGTAAAATTCGAAACAAGAATGAATTTGGCGCGTAAAGCGTTTACACATACGGCGATGTATGACAGTATTATTTCAGGATATTTCAATGATTTGATGGGTATAAATTTTCCTGAGGAAATTGCGCTCCCCATGAGAAAAAAGCAGGACTTGCGCTATGGAGAAAATCCACACCAAAGAGCCTCATTTTATACATCACCGGCTGCTTCTGAGCCGGGTGTGACCAATGCGCATCAATTGCACGGCAAGGAACTTTCGTTTAATAATATTATTGATACCAATGCAGCTCTTGAACTGGTTCAGGAGTTTGATACACCAGCCTGTGTAATTGTAAAACATACCAATCCATGCGGCGTTGCTCTGGCTGATGATATTACAGAAGCTTACAAAAATGCTCTGGAATGCGATCCTCTAAGTGCTTTCGGGGGTATTGTGGGGTTAAACAGAGAGGTGGATAAAGAGCTGGCTGAAAATTTATCTGAAATTTTTCTGGAAGTTATTGCAGCACCCTCTTTTTCAGAAGATGCCATGGATATTTTAACAAAAAAGAAAAATATAAGATTGCTTGAAATTAAAGGTGATTTTTCTGTAAAAAATAAAGAATTGGATATGAAAAAGGTTGTTGGCGGCTATTTGCTTCAGGAGAAGGATCTTCAGACTTTGCCTGATGACAGGGATTTGGAAATTGTCACCGAAAAGAAACCCACGGGTGATGAGTATAGCGATTTAATATTTGCCTGGACTGTTGCAAAACATGTCAAGTCGAACGCTATTGTGTATGCAAAGAATAACAGAACTATTGGGGTGGGTGCAGGGCAGATGAGCCGTGTGGACTCCAGTAAAATAGCGGCTGAGAAAGCCAGAAACCCACTTGAAGGATCAGTGATGGCATCTGATGCTTTTTTCCCTTTTAGAGACAGTATAGACGAAGCTGCAGAGAGGGGGATAAAAGCTGTAATCCAACCCGGCGGATCGATCAGGGATGAGGAAGTTATAAAAGCTGCTGATGAGCACGGAATGGCAATGGTTTTTACAGGCATGAGGCATTTTAAACATTAA
- the purD gene encoding phosphoribosylamine--glycine ligase, with translation MNVMVVGGGGREHAIAWKAACSGKVEKVYCAPGNGGTAAENKCENIDIKPSDFANLADFAKKNNIELTIVGPEDPLVEGIVDFFEARGLKVFGPGSEAAQIEASKAFAKDVMDKAGIPTAEYQRFTDYNEALAYVDKKGVPIVIKADGLAAGKGVTVAFERQEAKGALKNILVDKIFGESGSSVVIEEYLSGEEASYLAFTDGNTILPLQSSQDHKPVFDGDKGPNTGGMGAYSPAPVVTQDIMDYVTENVANPLINELKKRGIIYKGIIYAGLMITDNGVKVLEFNCRFGDPETQPILYRMESDITDVISKCIEEKLDSVNIEWNEKPSVCVVISSGGYPKAYNKGCEITGIEDAETIEDVKVFHAGTAEVNGKLVTSGGRVLGVTAKGGGLQNAIEKAYNAVEKIRFSNMHYRKDIGNKALGRMK, from the coding sequence ATGAATGTTATGGTTGTCGGCGGCGGAGGCAGAGAGCATGCCATAGCCTGGAAAGCAGCATGCAGCGGGAAAGTTGAGAAAGTGTATTGTGCACCTGGTAATGGGGGAACTGCTGCGGAAAATAAATGTGAAAATATAGATATAAAACCTTCAGATTTTGCAAACTTAGCTGACTTTGCCAAAAAGAACAATATTGAATTAACAATTGTCGGGCCGGAAGATCCCCTTGTGGAGGGGATTGTTGATTTTTTCGAAGCCCGGGGGCTTAAAGTTTTCGGTCCCGGCAGTGAAGCTGCTCAGATTGAGGCAAGTAAAGCTTTTGCTAAAGATGTGATGGATAAAGCCGGTATTCCCACAGCGGAATATCAGCGTTTTACTGATTACAACGAGGCACTTGCATATGTTGATAAAAAAGGTGTACCTATTGTGATAAAAGCTGACGGTCTGGCAGCAGGTAAAGGCGTTACTGTTGCTTTTGAAAGGCAAGAGGCAAAAGGGGCACTTAAAAATATACTTGTTGATAAAATATTCGGAGAGTCCGGCAGCTCGGTCGTTATTGAAGAATATTTGAGTGGAGAAGAAGCGTCATATCTTGCTTTTACAGATGGCAATACAATTTTACCTCTTCAATCCAGCCAGGATCATAAACCTGTGTTTGACGGAGATAAAGGGCCAAATACAGGGGGTATGGGAGCATATTCCCCGGCACCGGTTGTCACCCAGGATATTATGGATTATGTTACTGAAAATGTTGCCAATCCTCTCATAAATGAGCTTAAAAAGCGCGGTATTATCTACAAAGGAATTATTTATGCCGGATTAATGATAACTGATAACGGAGTTAAGGTTCTTGAATTTAACTGCAGGTTTGGAGATCCGGAAACACAGCCCATACTTTACAGAATGGAATCGGATATTACAGATGTGATTAGCAAATGTATTGAAGAAAAACTTGATTCTGTAAATATTGAATGGAATGAGAAACCATCAGTTTGTGTGGTGATTTCTTCAGGAGGTTATCCCAAAGCTTACAATAAGGGTTGTGAGATTACAGGTATTGAAGACGCAGAGACGATTGAAGATGTTAAAGTATTCCATGCAGGAACTGCTGAAGTGAACGGCAAACTGGTTACTTCCGGTGGTCGTGTTCTTGGTGTCACTGCTAAAGGGGGCGGACTTCAGAATGCTATAGAGAAGGCTTATAACGCTGTGGAAAAAATACGTTTTTCAAATATGCATTACAGAAAAGATATAGGAAATAAAGCCCTTGGGAGGATGAAATGA
- the purE gene encoding 5-(carboxyamino)imidazole ribonucleotide mutase, with protein sequence MSKVGIIMGSKSDIEIAEKVMDTLDEFGVEWEVTVSSAHRTPEKTADWVKNAPHRGVKVIVAIAGAAAHLAGVVASETYIPVLAVPVASTSLQGMDALLSMVQMPGGVPVATMAIGKAGAKNAAIFSVQIISAGDEILEKKLLDYKKEMAEKVYKDDEEIQRRLKNRG encoded by the coding sequence ATGAGCAAAGTCGGCATAATTATGGGAAGTAAATCTGACATCGAAATTGCGGAAAAAGTCATGGATACTTTGGACGAGTTTGGTGTGGAATGGGAAGTTACCGTTTCCAGCGCCCACAGAACTCCTGAAAAAACAGCTGATTGGGTAAAAAATGCTCCACACAGGGGAGTGAAAGTGATTGTTGCTATAGCCGGTGCAGCAGCTCATCTGGCAGGGGTGGTTGCCAGTGAAACATATATTCCGGTATTGGCAGTACCAGTGGCATCAACATCACTGCAGGGAATGGATGCTCTTTTATCAATGGTTCAAATGCCCGGAGGCGTACCTGTGGCAACAATGGCTATTGGCAAGGCCGGTGCTAAAAACGCTGCAATATTTTCCGTACAGATTATTAGTGCCGGTGATGAAATATTGGAGAAAAAACTGCTTGATTATAAAAAAGAGATGGCAGAGAAGGTTTATAAGGATGATGAGGAAATTCAGAGGAGATTGAAAAATAGAGGCTGA
- a CDS encoding L-threonylcarbamoyladenylate synthase, with translation MKADTADAVKVFKKAVSSHSPVIFPTDTIYGIGAEFFDVFANEKISKIKGREANKPFPVLISDFKQMDDLKITLTNKTKRILDKLWPGPFTFILETELEGYSYAVNNGKIAVRLPDKKWLRDAISMMHTPFTATSANLSGEVYNGEFRNIFEIFKNDIDYFLYEEPSSRGNTPSTIVDVSGEEINILRNPLAINMKDLQ, from the coding sequence ATGAAAGCAGATACGGCAGATGCTGTTAAAGTATTTAAAAAAGCAGTGTCGTCTCACTCTCCGGTAATCTTTCCCACAGATACCATTTATGGTATAGGTGCTGAGTTTTTTGATGTTTTTGCCAATGAGAAAATAAGCAAAATAAAGGGTAGGGAGGCTAATAAACCTTTTCCTGTATTGATATCTGATTTTAAGCAGATGGATGATTTGAAGATTACCCTTACGAATAAAACGAAAAGAATCCTTGATAAGTTATGGCCGGGTCCTTTCACTTTTATTTTGGAGACTGAACTTGAGGGCTATTCGTATGCTGTTAATAACGGCAAAATCGCAGTAAGGCTTCCGGATAAAAAATGGCTCAGGGATGCTATCAGTATGATGCATACCCCTTTTACAGCTACGAGTGCAAATTTATCCGGGGAGGTTTACAATGGAGAATTCAGAAATATTTTTGAAATTTTTAAAAATGATATAGATTATTTTTTATATGAAGAACCTTCATCACGGGGAAATACGCCTTCGACGATTGTGGATGTTTCCGGTGAGGAAATAAATATTTTGAGGAATCCTTTAGCAATAAATATGAAGGATTTACAATAG
- a CDS encoding PepSY domain-containing protein: MKKLAVILGVLALGATMAFAYGPGMGSGYHNGMMGYQGGMMGYQGGMMGYQGQPYGGPGYHRGGPGYGRGMMPGYNCPGPFYGNQQVNQLTEKEATKKVEEFLSVNLKGFEIVNQEQFNMPRGTMYQYTVQDENKNNFLIRVNPFGYVVGPMPIYNNNQ; encoded by the coding sequence ATGAAAAAATTAGCTGTAATTTTAGGTGTTTTAGCATTGGGAGCTACAATGGCATTTGCTTACGGCCCGGGAATGGGAAGTGGCTACCACAACGGAATGATGGGATATCAAGGCGGCATGATGGGATATCAAGGCGGCATGATGGGATATCAGGGACAGCCTTATGGCGGCCCCGGCTACCACAGAGGTGGACCAGGTTATGGAAGAGGAATGATGCCCGGATACAATTGCCCCGGCCCTTTTTATGGTAATCAGCAGGTGAATCAGCTTACCGAGAAAGAGGCGACAAAAAAGGTTGAAGAATTTCTGTCAGTAAATTTAAAAGGGTTTGAAATTGTAAATCAGGAACAGTTTAATATGCCCAGAGGAACAATGTATCAGTACACAGTACAGGATGAAAATAAAAACAATTTTCTCATAAGAGTAAACCCTTTCGGGTACGTAGTAGGACCTATGCCAATTTACAACAACAATCAGTAA
- a CDS encoding M20 family metallopeptidase has product MINSERLQKLLTEMIDIYSPSGKETELTDFLQAYLKKHNLPYEFQEVESERGNIIVMPESGECDTIFVGHIDTVPAFDYENYESDIYENEIYGLGAVDMKGGCAAMIESFLSFQENNKKDFTAGLALVVGEEESGDGAYALSKDYSFRWAVIGEPTNLQPCYGHFGYVEIALAAYGQKVHASLSKPDKNAVKKMMDYLNIIINYIEKDVSDIIYNIRDLSSSQAGFATPDRCEAYLDLHLPTRYPIGVLTAEIEDLIFRSFKNNEVNYSLETIHHGFELTEKGMLPQLIKQVFEKHKFEYKPFFFKSDSDAPILWQSGIKPIILGPGDISYAHTKEEYINFNEVEKAAETYLSIMNEL; this is encoded by the coding sequence ATGATAAACAGTGAAAGATTGCAGAAACTGCTCACAGAGATGATAGATATTTACAGCCCCTCCGGAAAGGAAACTGAGCTGACCGATTTTCTTCAGGCTTATCTGAAAAAGCACAATCTTCCCTATGAATTTCAGGAAGTTGAAAGTGAAAGGGGCAACATTATTGTAATGCCGGAATCAGGAGAATGCGACACAATTTTTGTTGGGCACATAGATACCGTTCCGGCTTTCGACTATGAAAATTATGAATCGGATATTTATGAAAATGAAATTTACGGATTGGGAGCCGTTGACATGAAAGGCGGATGCGCCGCCATGATTGAAAGCTTTCTATCTTTTCAGGAAAATAATAAGAAGGATTTTACCGCTGGGTTAGCACTGGTAGTTGGTGAAGAGGAATCCGGAGACGGTGCATATGCATTATCAAAAGACTACTCCTTTCGCTGGGCAGTCATAGGCGAGCCTACTAACCTGCAGCCGTGTTATGGGCATTTCGGTTATGTAGAAATTGCACTTGCCGCTTACGGGCAGAAGGTTCACGCCTCTCTTTCCAAACCCGATAAAAATGCCGTGAAAAAAATGATGGATTATTTGAATATTATAATCAATTACATAGAGAAAGATGTAAGCGATATCATTTACAACATAAGAGACTTGAGCAGCTCCCAGGCCGGTTTTGCCACACCGGACAGATGTGAAGCATATCTGGATTTGCACCTACCCACACGATATCCCATTGGTGTGCTGACCGCCGAAATTGAAGATCTTATTTTCAGAAGCTTTAAAAATAACGAAGTAAATTACTCCCTTGAAACAATTCACCACGGTTTTGAACTGACAGAAAAAGGTATGCTGCCTCAGCTTATCAAGCAAGTTTTTGAAAAACATAAATTTGAGTATAAGCCCTTCTTTTTTAAAAGTGATTCCGATGCCCCCATTTTATGGCAGTCAGGTATTAAGCCTATTATTCTCGGTCCGGGTGATATTTCATATGCACATACAAAAGAGGAATATATTAATTTCAATGAGGTTGAGAAAGCTGCAGAAACTTACCTCTCCATTATGAATGAATTGTAA
- a CDS encoding GNAT family N-acetyltransferase — protein sequence MGKTNEKTLKVRSLTIDDLAPVYHLGEKIFTLQSFPNLYRVWDEYEVVNFYTNDPESSFVAEINGNIAGFILSYIVNKSPKKYGYLVWMCVDPEFESKGIASKLFDEFKKYMLENDVKVLLVDTEADNKKALRFFMKKGFAKPNEQIYLTLNLDEAVPDNDKQ from the coding sequence ATGGGCAAAACAAACGAAAAAACATTGAAAGTCAGAAGTCTAACTATCGATGATTTGGCGCCAGTATACCATCTGGGAGAAAAAATTTTCACACTTCAGAGTTTTCCCAATTTATACAGAGTTTGGGATGAGTATGAGGTGGTAAATTTTTATACTAACGATCCTGAGAGCAGCTTCGTAGCTGAAATAAATGGAAATATAGCAGGATTTATCCTTTCTTATATTGTCAATAAATCTCCCAAAAAGTATGGATACCTTGTATGGATGTGTGTTGATCCTGAATTTGAAAGCAAAGGGATAGCATCCAAACTGTTTGACGAATTTAAAAAATATATGCTGGAAAATGACGTAAAGGTTCTTCTCGTTGATACCGAAGCTGATAACAAAAAGGCTTTGAGATTTTTCATGAAAAAAGGTTTTGCCAAACCTAATGAGCAGATATATCTTACTTTAAACCTTGATGAGGCGGTGCCGGATAATGATAAACAGTGA